One segment of Phaeacidiphilus oryzae TH49 DNA contains the following:
- a CDS encoding MMPL family transporter, whose amino-acid sequence MFRRIGRVVVRHPIWTIVAWLIAAVAIVASAPSLPSNSDESSFLPKSYESIQAMDLQQKAFPQAFTPSAIVLFDRTDGGRLTAADKAEVAKVTQELGAKKIDQVQRVVPGIPSKDGKYDMALVQMDKANAGTPKQADAAKTLRADAKDLVRGSPLEAKLGGSAAQALDQQDASSSGQAIIAYGVFLIILVTLLIIFRAPIIAILPLVMIGVVASVANGLIADATKLFGLQANSSVSSILVVVLFGVGTDYFLFLMFRYREQLRAGEERREAMINAVGRVGEAIASAAGAVIIAFLALTLSSLGFLKQMGPALAIAVAVTLLAGLTLIPAVCSLIRPRALFWPSKAWQREPSNARFAALGRTVQKRPAIVALVSGLVMVALAFGATGFKATFDLASGSMPKTAESMVVQNQMQAAYSAGAADPTQVYLTSTQGQPIDKAALPAFEQKLKGVGGVAAVQPTGLSKDGETASISVTLKYKPESDQALSAVDQVRSVAHADAPPGTKALVGGTSAIYKDIDKAVNHDYRTVFPVAAILIMVILGLLLRSLVAPWYLMASVALGFGATLGATVLIFQNIGGQDGLMFMLPVIMYLFVVAIGTDYNILMIARLREEAREGRSPREAAAQALRHAGPTVAAAGFILAATFASMMLAGQSFLTEMGFTVAFGIVVAAFVMAMFFTPSLTALIGHAAWWPGHADRKGGSGSLPEGSSPEDESDEARRVVAVQRPRR is encoded by the coding sequence ATGTTCCGCCGGATAGGGCGAGTAGTCGTCCGCCATCCCATCTGGACGATCGTGGCGTGGTTGATCGCCGCGGTCGCCATCGTCGCGTCGGCACCCAGCCTGCCGTCGAACAGCGACGAGAGCAGCTTCCTGCCGAAGAGCTATGAGTCCATTCAGGCCATGGACCTCCAGCAGAAGGCCTTTCCGCAGGCCTTCACGCCGTCCGCGATCGTGCTGTTCGACCGTACCGACGGCGGGCGGCTGACCGCGGCGGACAAGGCCGAGGTCGCCAAGGTCACCCAGGAGCTCGGCGCCAAGAAGATCGACCAGGTGCAGCGGGTCGTCCCGGGCATCCCGTCCAAGGACGGCAAGTACGACATGGCGCTGGTCCAGATGGACAAGGCCAACGCCGGCACCCCGAAGCAGGCAGACGCGGCCAAGACGCTCCGGGCCGACGCCAAGGACCTGGTCCGCGGCTCCCCGCTGGAGGCCAAGCTCGGCGGCTCCGCCGCGCAGGCCCTCGACCAGCAGGACGCCTCCAGCAGTGGTCAGGCGATCATCGCCTACGGCGTCTTCCTCATCATCCTCGTCACCCTTCTGATCATCTTCCGGGCGCCGATCATCGCGATCCTGCCGCTGGTGATGATCGGCGTGGTGGCCTCGGTCGCCAACGGGCTGATCGCCGACGCCACCAAGCTCTTCGGCCTGCAGGCGAACAGTTCGGTCTCGTCGATCCTGGTCGTGGTGCTGTTCGGGGTCGGCACCGACTACTTCCTCTTCCTGATGTTCCGGTACCGGGAGCAGCTGCGGGCCGGCGAGGAGCGCCGGGAGGCCATGATCAACGCGGTCGGCCGGGTCGGTGAGGCGATCGCCTCCGCCGCCGGCGCGGTGATCATCGCCTTCCTCGCGCTGACCCTCTCCAGCCTGGGCTTCCTCAAGCAGATGGGCCCGGCGCTGGCGATCGCCGTCGCGGTCACCCTGCTGGCCGGACTCACCCTGATCCCCGCAGTCTGCTCGCTGATCCGCCCGCGGGCGCTGTTCTGGCCGTCCAAGGCCTGGCAGCGGGAGCCCTCCAACGCGCGGTTCGCGGCGCTCGGCCGGACGGTGCAGAAGCGGCCTGCGATCGTGGCCCTGGTCTCCGGCCTGGTGATGGTGGCGCTGGCGTTCGGCGCGACCGGCTTCAAGGCCACCTTCGACCTGGCGTCCGGCTCGATGCCGAAGACCGCCGAGTCGATGGTCGTGCAGAACCAGATGCAGGCCGCCTACTCGGCCGGCGCGGCCGACCCGACGCAGGTCTACCTGACCAGCACCCAGGGGCAGCCCATCGACAAGGCCGCGCTGCCGGCCTTCGAGCAGAAGCTCAAGGGCGTCGGTGGCGTCGCCGCCGTGCAGCCGACCGGCCTGAGCAAGGACGGCGAGACGGCGAGCATCTCCGTCACCCTCAAGTACAAGCCGGAGAGCGACCAGGCGCTGAGCGCGGTGGACCAGGTGCGCTCCGTCGCCCACGCCGACGCGCCGCCCGGGACCAAGGCGCTGGTCGGCGGAACCTCCGCGATCTACAAGGACATCGACAAGGCGGTCAACCACGACTACCGGACGGTGTTCCCGGTCGCGGCCATCCTGATCATGGTGATCCTGGGGCTGCTGCTGCGGTCGCTGGTCGCGCCGTGGTACCTGATGGCCTCGGTGGCGCTGGGCTTCGGCGCGACGCTGGGCGCGACGGTGCTGATCTTCCAGAACATCGGCGGGCAGGACGGCCTGATGTTCATGCTGCCGGTGATCATGTACTTGTTCGTGGTCGCCATCGGCACGGACTACAACATCCTGATGATCGCGCGGCTGAGAGAAGAGGCGCGGGAGGGGCGCTCGCCCCGGGAGGCGGCGGCGCAGGCGCTGCGGCACGCCGGGCCGACGGTGGCGGCGGCCGGGTTCATCCTGGCGGCGACCTTCGCCAGCATGATGCTGGCCGGGCAGTCCTTCCTCACCGAGATGGGCTTCACGGTGGCCTTCGGGATCGTGGTCGCGGCGTTCGTGATGGCGATGTTCTTCACGCCCAGCCTGACCGCTCTGATCGGGCACGCTGCCTGGTGGCCGGGGCACGCGGATCGCAAGGGCGGGTCCGGATCGCTGCCGGAGGGCTCGTCGCCCGAGGACGAGTCCGACGAGGCGCGCCGGGTGGTCGCGGTGCAGCGCCCGCGACGGTAA
- a CDS encoding SAV2148 family HEPN domain-containing protein encodes MDSGSRRGAWVVSSGMVVPADGGAGGGTARGADSTAVTRAGGRGLPQQPGPVEPSLAWPPDAWEEARRRVQRAARGYVWLNLVEQRLRSVVAEVLRPVYEPVHGEDWVIAAAGPSGEEWVQRAGAVREVSRRKGYLLDPADDDLVVFLTLPQLRELMVQHWPCFEPFLADRRELELALDELEVARHVVSRNRALTDNVLEQAERAAGRLLALLDGGGGAGSPGLRAPADVVEELVGDRYGDVIGVHPDRVRLQRQLPVEDLLNGARRLDAIGIGLNLLCQNFTGRRLVQLAASGCRTRLLFLNPASSAVRRRERELGLGRGELARGVENNIMHVRRVRSRLRDTGGFEIRVFDEVPRFTAYLVDGDGPDGIAVVQPYLRRARGSESPALVVRAGGVGGARGVRAGRAGAAIDPERLRSQELGLFQVYQEEFEGIWGDSRPVS; translated from the coding sequence ATGGACAGCGGCAGTCGACGTGGAGCATGGGTGGTGAGTTCCGGGATGGTGGTCCCCGCGGACGGGGGTGCCGGCGGCGGCACAGCGCGGGGAGCGGACTCCACCGCCGTCACCAGGGCGGGCGGCAGGGGCCTTCCGCAGCAACCGGGACCGGTCGAGCCCTCGCTCGCCTGGCCGCCGGACGCGTGGGAGGAGGCCCGCCGGCGGGTGCAGCGGGCCGCCCGCGGCTACGTCTGGCTGAATCTGGTCGAACAGCGGCTCCGCTCGGTGGTCGCCGAGGTGCTCCGGCCGGTCTACGAGCCGGTGCACGGCGAGGACTGGGTGATAGCGGCCGCCGGCCCCTCCGGGGAGGAGTGGGTGCAGCGGGCGGGGGCGGTGCGCGAGGTGAGCCGGCGGAAGGGCTACCTCCTCGACCCCGCCGACGACGACCTGGTGGTCTTCCTGACCCTGCCGCAGCTGCGCGAGCTGATGGTGCAGCACTGGCCGTGCTTCGAGCCGTTCCTCGCCGACCGGCGCGAACTGGAGCTCGCGCTGGACGAGTTGGAGGTCGCCCGGCACGTCGTCTCGCGCAACCGGGCGCTCACCGACAACGTCCTGGAGCAGGCCGAGCGGGCGGCGGGACGGCTGCTGGCGCTGCTCGACGGGGGCGGCGGCGCCGGCTCGCCGGGGCTGCGCGCCCCGGCCGACGTGGTCGAGGAGCTGGTCGGCGACCGGTACGGGGACGTCATCGGGGTGCATCCGGACCGGGTCCGGCTGCAACGCCAACTCCCGGTCGAGGACCTGCTGAACGGGGCCCGGCGGCTGGACGCGATCGGCATCGGCCTCAACCTCCTCTGCCAGAACTTCACCGGCCGGCGGCTGGTCCAGCTGGCCGCCTCCGGCTGCCGCACCCGGCTGCTCTTCCTCAACCCGGCCAGCTCGGCGGTGCGCCGCCGGGAGCGCGAACTCGGCCTTGGCCGGGGGGAGTTGGCCCGCGGCGTGGAGAACAACATCATGCACGTCCGGCGGGTCAGGTCGCGGCTGCGGGACACCGGCGGCTTCGAGATCCGGGTCTTCGACGAGGTCCCGCGGTTCACCGCCTACCTGGTGGACGGGGACGGGCCGGACGGGATCGCCGTGGTCCAGCCGTATCTGCGGCGGGCGCGCGGGAGCGAGTCGCCCGCGCTGGTGGTGCGCGCCGGCGGCGTCGGCGGGGCGCGCGGCGTACGCGCCGGGCGCGCGGGGGCCGCGATCGACCCGGAGCGGCTGCGGAGCCAGGAACTCGGCCTCTTCCAGGTCTACCAGGAGGAGTTCGAGGGGATCTGGGGCGACTCCCGCCCGGTCTCCTGA
- a CDS encoding exonuclease domain-containing protein, with protein MTWADGVLVGFDLETTGTDPATSRIVTAALVKTKGGEPVGTPGAWVVDPGIPVPAEAAAIHGYTTERVRAEGRPPAEAVDEIAAALCGHLADGVPVVVFNAPFDLSLLEAELARYGLASLAERLSARRGALPGGAPALIGPVIDPLVLDRRLDRYRRGSRTLGSVCAAYGVVFAAADAHQAGGDALAAVRVAVALARRHAGQLDGVDAELLHRHQVGWHAEWAADFEGWLRRGREPGATIPRDWPLRAG; from the coding sequence ATGACTTGGGCTGATGGCGTACTGGTCGGCTTCGACCTGGAGACGACGGGCACGGATCCGGCGACCTCACGGATCGTCACCGCCGCGCTGGTGAAGACCAAGGGCGGCGAACCGGTCGGCACGCCGGGGGCGTGGGTGGTCGATCCCGGGATACCGGTCCCGGCCGAGGCCGCGGCGATCCACGGGTACACCACCGAGCGGGTCCGCGCGGAGGGCCGCCCGCCCGCCGAGGCGGTGGACGAGATCGCCGCCGCCCTCTGCGGCCATCTCGCGGACGGGGTGCCGGTGGTGGTCTTCAACGCCCCCTTCGACCTCTCCCTGCTGGAGGCCGAGCTGGCCCGGTACGGGCTCGCCTCGCTCGCCGAGCGGCTCTCCGCCCGGCGGGGCGCGCTCCCCGGGGGCGCGCCCGCGCTGATCGGCCCGGTGATCGACCCGCTGGTGCTCGACCGCAGGCTGGACAGGTACCGCCGCGGCTCGCGGACGCTGGGCAGCGTCTGCGCCGCCTACGGGGTGGTCTTCGCGGCGGCCGACGCCCACCAGGCGGGCGGGGACGCGCTGGCCGCCGTGCGGGTCGCGGTGGCGCTGGCCCGCCGGCACGCCGGCCAGCTGGACGGCGTCGACGCCGAGCTGCTCCACCGGCACCAGGTGGGCTGGCACGCCGAGTGGGCGGCGGACTTCGAGGGCTGGCTCCGCCGCGGCCGCGAGCCCGGCGCGACGATTCCGCGGGACTGGCCGCTGCGGGCGGGGTAG